One genomic region from Aliarcobacter cryaerophilus ATCC 43158 encodes:
- a CDS encoding NUDIX domain-containing protein — translation MRVVVGIITDNKEILLLKKNNPDWQKGLYNGIGGKVELNTTPLETIIRKSEEELGVNISNWRELDSEMSSSGVEIVYFLTILNEGEIKKLQSQTDERSELFLINNLPKNILQDLKVQIDREFLKPKKKMNRKTKLLIYIFIPIFIILLSLMIVGKVKTGSFFYYLTDKKEDIDKDKSIEFIKGFNSKLFG, via the coding sequence ATGAGAGTGGTTGTAGGTATAATAACTGATAATAAAGAAATATTATTATTAAAAAAGAATAATCCAGATTGGCAAAAAGGATTATACAATGGAATTGGTGGAAAAGTTGAATTAAATACAACTCCACTTGAAACAATAATAAGAAAATCTGAAGAGGAGTTAGGCGTAAATATTTCAAATTGGAGAGAATTAGATAGTGAAATGTCATCAAGTGGCGTTGAGATTGTATATTTTTTGACTATCTTAAATGAAGGTGAGATAAAAAAACTACAAAGTCAAACAGATGAAAGATCAGAACTATTTTTAATAAATAATCTTCCTAAAAATATTCTTCAAGATTTAAAAGTTCAAATAGATAGAGAATTTCTTAAACCCAAAAAAAAGATGAATAGAAAAACAAAATTGCTTATTTATATTTTCATTCCTATTTTTATTATTTTACTCTCTTTAATGATTGTAGGAAAAGTTAAAACTGGAAGTTTTTTCTACTATCTTACAGATAAAAAAGAGGATATAGATAAAGATAAATCAATAGAATTTATAAAAGGTTTCAATTCAAAGTTGTTTGGGTAA
- a CDS encoding HAD family hydrolase, with protein sequence MKNLKKYILFDNDGVLVETEKWYFEANKKSLALLGLNLEMDFYQNIMVKGGSAFELALLHNIEKDIIEKHRNLRDGFYQEFLQTKDINIPKVKDILKNLSKKYKMAIITTSRRVDFELIHKNRGITDFMDFVLCVEDYAKAKPNPEPYLKGLEKFCSKPFEAIVVEDSQRGLESAKRANLDCIVVKNEFTINQDFKKADFFINNLDELEKLL encoded by the coding sequence ATGAAAAATTTAAAAAAATATATTCTTTTTGATAATGATGGTGTTTTAGTTGAAACTGAAAAATGGTACTTTGAAGCAAATAAAAAATCTCTTGCTCTTTTAGGATTAAATCTTGAGATGGATTTTTATCAAAATATTATGGTAAAAGGCGGAAGTGCTTTTGAACTAGCACTTCTTCATAATATTGAAAAAGATATTATAGAAAAACATAGAAATCTAAGAGATGGTTTTTATCAAGAGTTTTTACAAACAAAAGATATAAATATACCAAAAGTAAAAGATATTTTAAAAAATCTATCAAAAAAATATAAAATGGCAATAATAACAACTTCAAGAAGAGTTGATTTTGAGTTAATTCACAAAAATAGAGGAATCACTGATTTTATGGATTTTGTACTTTGTGTTGAAGATTATGCAAAAGCAAAACCAAATCCAGAACCATATCTAAAAGGTTTAGAAAAGTTTTGTTCAAAACCTTTTGAAGCAATAGTTGTAGAGGATTCTCAAAGAGGATTAGAGAGTGCAAAAAGAGCAAATCTTGATTGTATTGTTGTAAAAAATGAGTTTACAATAAATCAAGATTTTAAAAAAGCAGATTTTTTTATAAATAACCTAGACGAGCTTGAAAAATTATTATGA
- a CDS encoding TIGR00730 family Rossman fold protein has translation MNVAIYCGSAFGNSKIYEEKTIELAEKLYKNNINIVYGGSKQGLMGVISNKSLSLGNKVTGVITFDLVGKELENTNISKIYKVNSMRERKAKMEELSDAFIALPGGYGTFEEIIDVIASSQIGYHKKPCAFVNINGYYDKLIEFFYSCANSGFMDRRFVDMLIVSDNIDEIIEKIKNYEAPKAKWDK, from the coding sequence ATGAATGTAGCAATTTATTGCGGTTCTGCTTTTGGAAATAGTAAAATATATGAAGAAAAAACTATAGAACTTGCAGAAAAATTATATAAAAACAATATAAATATTGTTTATGGTGGTTCAAAACAAGGATTAATGGGAGTTATCTCAAATAAATCTTTAAGTTTAGGAAACAAAGTAACAGGTGTAATAACTTTTGATTTAGTTGGAAAAGAACTTGAAAATACAAATATTTCAAAAATCTATAAAGTAAATAGTATGAGAGAGAGAAAAGCAAAAATGGAAGAACTAAGTGATGCTTTTATAGCTCTTCCAGGTGGTTATGGAACATTTGAAGAGATTATTGATGTTATAGCTTCTTCACAAATTGGTTATCATAAGAAACCTTGCGCTTTTGTAAACATAAACGGATATTATGATAAATTAATTGAATTTTTCTACTCTTGTGCAAATAGTGGTTTTATGGATAGAAGATTTGTTGATATGTTGATTGTTAGTGATAATATTGATGAAATTATAGAGAAAATAAAAAATTATGAAGCTCCAAAAGCAAAATGGGACAAATAA
- a CDS encoding efflux RND transporter permease subunit, whose protein sequence is MYKKIYDTLIFKYPFLFLIVSSLFVGYLSYNAKDMQIDASAETLLLEDDEDLKFFRESFKKYESSNFLIVTFSPKKNLLDDETLKIIKNISDDFAKVENIEKVDSILTVPLLQSPIRPISDLVAGVDSLSSKEFDKSLVEKEFLNSPLYKNALVSSDFKTTALILHLKDDEKYFEFIAKRENLLQKQNIKDLSENEKEELEKNNLEFKEYRANSRVKDSKNIEEIRNIIKNYEGDAKIFLGGVSMIANDAVHFVKNDLLIYGVSLVFIFIFILYYIFRSFRWVFIVLFICFISILSTSGILGIFSWEVTVISSNFVALQLIITMSMVVHLVERYKELYFKYKNASQYKLIINTVLSKIIPSFFAIITTVVGFSSLVLSNIEPVINLGLMMSVGILVSLVLTFIYFPIFLLLIGKKEEVEKKEKRISFIQKLPNIIIYRGKIIIIIAILTTVFSIIGSSKIFVENSFINYFKSNTEIYKGMKVIDENLGGTTPLDIIIKFKEDKNIVKIEENSDFDNFENEFILKNDDKQYWFSQDKMELITKVHDYLDNIPEVGKVQSLATLLKIGKTLNDNRDLDGITLALIYNQLPEDYKKLILSPFVNIEANEARISMRIIDSNDELRRNELIKKINKDLEEIITNKDTTFRLTNLMILYNNMLQSLFESQISTAGASIFVLGIMFLILFKNIKMALIALITNLIPISLVFGIMGWLFIPLDIMTITIAAIALGIAVDDTIHFMHRFDFEYKQSHGNYKIAINKAINTVGHPMYHTTIIVVIGFSILMLSNLVPTIYFGLLTAVVMISVLIANLILLPRLIFIFKPFKTKNEEDSL, encoded by the coding sequence ATGTATAAAAAAATCTATGATACTTTGATTTTTAAGTATCCTTTTTTATTTTTGATAGTATCTTCACTTTTTGTGGGATACTTATCTTACAATGCAAAAGATATGCAAATAGATGCAAGTGCAGAAACACTACTTCTTGAAGATGATGAGGATTTAAAGTTTTTTAGAGAGAGTTTTAAAAAATATGAAAGCTCAAATTTTTTGATAGTTACTTTTAGTCCAAAAAAGAATCTTTTGGATGATGAAACTTTAAAGATTATAAAAAATATTTCTGATGATTTTGCTAAAGTTGAAAATATTGAAAAAGTTGATTCAATCCTTACTGTTCCACTTCTTCAATCCCCAATCCGCCCTATTTCAGACTTAGTTGCAGGAGTTGATAGTTTAAGTTCAAAAGAGTTTGATAAATCTTTAGTTGAAAAAGAGTTTTTAAACTCTCCTTTGTACAAAAATGCTCTTGTGAGTTCAGATTTTAAAACAACTGCTTTGATACTTCATCTAAAAGATGATGAAAAATATTTTGAATTTATTGCAAAAAGAGAAAATCTTTTACAAAAACAAAATATTAAAGATTTAAGTGAAAATGAAAAAGAAGAGTTAGAAAAAAATAACTTAGAATTTAAAGAGTATAGAGCTAATTCAAGAGTAAAAGATAGCAAAAACATTGAAGAGATAAGAAATATTATCAAAAACTATGAAGGAGATGCAAAAATATTCTTAGGTGGAGTTAGCATGATAGCTAACGATGCTGTGCATTTTGTAAAAAATGATTTATTGATTTATGGTGTTAGTCTTGTTTTTATTTTTATTTTTATCTTATACTATATTTTTAGAAGCTTTAGATGGGTTTTTATAGTTTTATTTATCTGTTTTATATCAATATTAAGTACTTCTGGTATTTTAGGAATATTCTCTTGGGAAGTTACAGTAATATCTTCAAATTTTGTTGCATTGCAACTAATAATAACAATGTCCATGGTTGTTCACTTAGTTGAGAGATACAAAGAACTATACTTTAAATACAAAAATGCAAGTCAATATAAGCTAATTATAAATACAGTTTTATCAAAAATAATTCCATCTTTTTTTGCAATCATTACTACAGTTGTTGGATTTTCATCTTTGGTTTTATCAAATATTGAACCTGTTATAAATCTAGGACTTATGATGAGTGTTGGGATTTTGGTTTCTTTGGTTTTAACTTTTATATATTTTCCAATTTTTTTGCTACTTATTGGAAAAAAAGAAGAAGTTGAAAAAAAAGAAAAAAGAATATCTTTTATACAAAAACTACCAAATATTATAATTTATCGTGGAAAAATTATAATTATCATAGCAATTTTAACTACAGTTTTTTCTATTATTGGAAGTTCAAAAATTTTTGTTGAGAACTCTTTTATAAACTATTTCAAATCAAATACAGAGATTTATAAAGGTATGAAAGTAATTGATGAAAATCTAGGAGGAACTACTCCTCTTGATATTATTATAAAATTTAAAGAAGATAAAAATATAGTAAAAATAGAAGAAAATAGTGATTTTGATAATTTTGAAAATGAGTTTATATTAAAAAACGATGATAAACAATATTGGTTTTCACAAGATAAAATGGAATTAATCACAAAAGTACATGATTATCTTGATAATATTCCAGAGGTTGGAAAAGTTCAATCTTTAGCAACTTTACTTAAAATTGGAAAAACTTTAAATGACAATAGAGATTTAGATGGAATAACTCTAGCACTTATTTACAATCAACTTCCAGAAGATTATAAAAAACTCATATTAAGCCCTTTTGTAAATATTGAAGCTAACGAAGCTAGAATTAGTATGAGAATAATTGATTCAAATGATGAATTAAGAAGAAATGAGCTTATCAAAAAAATTAATAAAGATTTAGAAGAAATTATCACAAACAAAGATACAACTTTTAGACTTACAAACCTTATGATTTTGTACAACAATATGCTTCAATCGCTATTTGAGTCTCAAATTTCAACTGCTGGAGCTTCTATTTTTGTTTTAGGAATTATGTTTTTAATACTTTTTAAAAATATAAAAATGGCTTTAATAGCTTTAATTACAAATCTAATTCCTATTTCTCTTGTTTTTGGGATTATGGGTTGGCTTTTTATTCCACTAGATATTATGACTATTACAATTGCTGCTATTGCTTTAGGAATTGCTGTTGATGATACTATTCATTTTATGCATAGATTTGATTTTGAGTATAAACAAAGCCATGGAAACTATAAAATAGCAATAAATAAAGCAATAAATACAGTTGGTCATCCTATGTATCATACGACTATTATTGTTGTTATTGGATTTTCAATACTTATGCTTTCAAATCTAGTTCCAACTATATATTTTGGACTTCTAACAGCAGTTGTAATGATTAGTGTTTTAATAGCAAATCTTATTTTACTTCCAAGATTGATATTTATATTTAAACCATTTAAAACAAAAAATGAGGAGGATAGCTTATGA
- a CDS encoding Tgt2/MlaC family protein, translated as MSNIFKNSLLKLLIILLTITSSSYGIQKDDIKAHMESKIDNVLLVLKNKSLSKEEMKKEVITIVGDTFDFDLMAKIALGKDAWNSIDEAKQKEFSEVFEDKIKKSYSDKLELYNDQKVKILTLEPYNNTRLQLKTELVGKEGNYSINYNFYEKNGEWFIYDIDLIGVSIIQTYRQQFAGLLKEKSFDEMFKQFKNQ; from the coding sequence ATGAGTAATATATTTAAAAATAGTTTATTAAAACTTTTAATAATTTTATTAACAATAACTTCAAGTAGTTATGGAATTCAAAAAGATGATATAAAAGCTCACATGGAGAGTAAAATTGACAATGTATTGTTAGTTTTAAAAAATAAAAGTTTGTCAAAAGAGGAGATGAAAAAAGAAGTTATTACTATTGTAGGTGATACTTTTGATTTTGATCTTATGGCAAAAATAGCTCTTGGAAAAGATGCTTGGAATAGCATAGATGAAGCAAAACAAAAAGAGTTTAGTGAAGTATTTGAAGATAAAATAAAAAAATCTTATAGTGATAAACTAGAACTTTATAATGATCAAAAAGTAAAAATCTTAACTCTTGAACCATATAATAATACAAGACTTCAACTAAAAACTGAGCTTGTAGGAAAAGAGGGAAATTATAGTATAAACTACAATTTTTATGAAAAAAATGGTGAATGGTTTATATACGATATTGATTTAATAGGTGTTAGTATTATACAAACTTATAGACAACAATTTGCTGGACTTCTAAAAGAGAAATCTTTTGACGAAATGTTTAAACAGTTTAAAAATCAGTAG
- a CDS encoding MlaA family lipoprotein produces MRKVLFTLLLSIFCFADEGNFPEDLENEFKPTNSVVFDPLSGYNRVITSFNDSFYTYVLTPTAKGYAYVVPEVARTGINNFFTNLFFPIRFVNNLLQFKFENAGKEVGRFLVNTIWGFGGFMDQATNTLGMKIYREDFGQTLGYWGVGQGFHIVLPLLGPSNPRDILGLGVDLILAPTSQLGHNTIPYKIPQNALQEFGIDVLYKVNEYSFNPNMYEIIKKDAIDLYPYLRDAYNQKREREINE; encoded by the coding sequence TTGAGAAAAGTATTATTTACATTATTATTATCAATTTTTTGCTTTGCTGATGAGGGAAATTTTCCTGAAGATTTAGAAAATGAGTTTAAACCAACAAACAGTGTGGTTTTTGACCCACTAAGTGGTTACAACAGAGTTATCACATCTTTTAATGATAGTTTTTATACTTATGTTCTAACGCCAACAGCAAAAGGTTATGCCTATGTTGTACCAGAAGTTGCAAGAACTGGTATAAATAATTTTTTCACAAACCTATTTTTTCCTATTAGATTTGTAAATAATCTTTTACAGTTTAAATTTGAGAATGCAGGAAAAGAAGTAGGAAGATTTTTAGTAAATACTATTTGGGGTTTTGGTGGATTTATGGATCAAGCAACAAATACTTTAGGTATGAAAATTTATAGAGAAGATTTTGGACAAACTTTAGGATATTGGGGAGTTGGTCAAGGTTTTCATATAGTTTTACCACTTTTAGGACCTTCAAATCCTAGAGATATATTAGGTCTTGGTGTTGATTTGATTTTAGCACCTACAAGTCAATTAGGGCATAACACCATACCTTATAAAATCCCACAAAATGCTCTACAAGAGTTTGGTATAGACGTATTGTATAAAGTAAATGAGTACTCTTTTAATCCTAATATGTATGAAATTATTAAAAAAGATGCTATTGATTTATATCCATATTTAAGAGATGCTTACAATCAAAAAAGAGAAAGAGAAATAAATGAGTAA
- a CDS encoding YebC/PmpR family DNA-binding transcriptional regulator: MGRAFEYRKAAKMKRWGNMSRVFPKLARAIEVAAKAGVPDPDTNSALRTAILNAKAENMPKANIDAAIKRASGKDSANFSEVNFEGKGPHGVLIFVETATDNNTRTVANIKMYFNKTQGQVVPTGSLEFFFDRKAIFEFPKPANYELEELELELIDAGLEELEEEDGLCLAYANYTDFGNMNQKFEEIGIELTKAELKRIPNNPQEFTETQQEDIGKLIEKLEDDDDVQAVYTNIA, encoded by the coding sequence ATGGGAAGAGCTTTTGAGTATAGAAAAGCAGCAAAGATGAAAAGATGGGGAAATATGTCAAGAGTATTTCCCAAGTTAGCAAGAGCTATTGAAGTTGCAGCAAAAGCGGGAGTTCCAGATCCTGATACAAATTCAGCACTAAGAACTGCTATTTTAAATGCAAAAGCTGAAAATATGCCAAAAGCAAATATAGATGCAGCTATTAAAAGAGCATCTGGAAAAGATTCTGCAAACTTTTCTGAAGTAAACTTTGAAGGAAAAGGACCTCATGGAGTTTTGATTTTTGTTGAAACAGCAACAGATAATAATACAAGAACAGTTGCAAATATCAAAATGTATTTTAATAAAACACAAGGACAAGTAGTACCTACAGGTTCATTAGAGTTTTTCTTTGATAGAAAGGCTATTTTTGAGTTCCCAAAACCAGCTAATTATGAATTAGAAGAGCTTGAATTAGAACTAATAGATGCAGGACTTGAAGAGCTTGAAGAAGAAGATGGTTTGTGTTTGGCTTATGCAAATTATACTGATTTTGGAAATATGAACCAAAAATTTGAAGAGATTGGAATTGAACTTACAAAAGCAGAGTTAAAAAGAATTCCAAATAATCCACAAGAGTTTACTGAAACACAACAAGAAGATATTGGAAAGCTTATAGAAAAATTAGAAGATGATGACGATGTACAAGCTGTTTATACAAATATAGCTTAA
- a CDS encoding ABC transporter ATP-binding protein, with the protein MNNKISLKSIYKLLLKNKKALIFGQIFTVIGILISVPIPLLLPLLVDEVLLNKPDFFVNNINEFFGSGSAFYYVAIVTVVVITLRALHFIFGVINTKIFTKISKIVIFDIRVKLLNHLKKVNMNEYESLGSGKISANLITDVNTLDSFIVNVSSKLITSSLTLLAVGFIIIKIDFMLGLMILLTQPTIAIISRRIAKKTGELKKEENATIEAFQNNINETLDLFSQIKASNKEDSFFNTSIQKAENIKIASNEFNYKSVAYEKFSYTIFLFAFEIFRATGLLLVAYSDLSIGLMFAMFGYIWFIMTPVQEILSIQYSLASAKAAIGRINKVLELKTESDGNKELKDKKIDITLKNLTFSYTKDKITLKDISFSIKSGEKVAIIGASGSGKTTISQLIAGFYAKNSGDILYNDISIDNISKKSLREHVFLVLQMPILFNNTLRFNLTMGENISNEKIKEALKIAQLNSMLENLPDGLDTVVGKMGIRLSGGQRQRLSIARMILANPSVVIFDESTSALDVQTETKLFENLENILKDKTVITIAHRLSTVKNASKIFVLEDGELVQSGTHMELEDEIGHYKEFVKHQLLN; encoded by the coding sequence ATGAATAATAAAATATCTTTAAAATCTATATATAAACTTCTATTAAAAAACAAGAAAGCTCTTATTTTTGGACAAATTTTCACAGTAATAGGAATTTTAATAAGTGTCCCTATTCCACTTTTACTTCCACTTTTAGTTGATGAAGTTTTACTCAACAAACCAGACTTTTTTGTAAATAATATAAATGAGTTCTTTGGTAGTGGAAGTGCTTTTTATTATGTTGCTATTGTTACAGTTGTTGTAATTACTTTAAGAGCTTTGCACTTTATTTTTGGAGTAATAAACACGAAAATATTTACAAAAATATCAAAAATAGTAATCTTTGATATTAGAGTAAAACTCTTAAATCATCTAAAAAAAGTAAATATGAATGAGTATGAAAGCTTAGGAAGTGGAAAGATATCTGCAAATTTAATAACAGATGTAAACACTCTTGATAGTTTTATTGTAAATGTTTCAAGTAAACTCATAACATCTTCTTTGACTCTTTTAGCTGTTGGTTTTATAATTATAAAAATAGATTTTATGTTGGGATTAATGATACTTTTAACACAACCAACAATTGCAATAATATCAAGAAGAATTGCTAAAAAAACAGGTGAGCTTAAAAAAGAGGAAAATGCTACTATTGAAGCTTTTCAAAATAATATAAATGAAACTTTAGATCTATTTTCTCAAATAAAAGCGAGCAATAAAGAAGATAGCTTTTTTAATACATCTATACAAAAAGCTGAAAATATAAAAATAGCTTCAAATGAATTTAACTACAAAAGTGTAGCGTATGAAAAGTTTTCATATACAATTTTTCTTTTTGCTTTTGAAATATTTAGAGCAACTGGTCTTTTATTAGTAGCTTATAGTGATTTATCAATAGGACTTATGTTTGCTATGTTTGGATATATTTGGTTTATAATGACTCCTGTTCAAGAAATTTTATCTATTCAATACTCTCTTGCTAGTGCAAAAGCAGCTATTGGAAGAATTAACAAAGTTTTAGAACTCAAAACTGAAAGTGATGGTAATAAAGAGTTAAAAGATAAAAAAATAGATATAACTCTTAAAAATCTTACTTTTTCTTATACAAAAGATAAAATAACACTAAAAGATATTAGTTTTTCTATAAAAAGTGGTGAAAAAGTTGCAATAATTGGAGCTAGTGGAAGTGGAAAAACTACTATTTCACAACTTATCGCTGGATTTTATGCAAAAAATAGTGGTGATATTTTATACAACGATATAAGTATTGATAATATTTCAAAAAAAAGTTTAAGAGAACATGTATTTTTAGTGCTTCAAATGCCTATTTTATTTAATAATACTTTACGATTTAATCTTACAATGGGTGAAAATATAAGTAATGAAAAAATAAAAGAAGCTTTAAAAATAGCTCAATTAAACTCTATGCTTGAAAATTTACCAGATGGTTTAGATACTGTTGTTGGAAAAATGGGAATAAGACTAAGTGGGGGTCAGCGACAAAGATTATCAATTGCTAGAATGATTTTGGCAAATCCTAGTGTAGTTATTTTTGATGAATCAACTTCAGCTTTAGATGTACAAACAGAGACAAAACTTTTTGAAAATCTTGAAAATATTTTAAAAGATAAAACAGTAATTACAATAGCTCACAGATTAAGCACTGTAAAAAATGCTTCAAAGATTTTTGTACTTGAAGATGGAGAACTAGTACAAAGTGGAACACATATGGAACTTGAAGATGAAATAGGACATTATAAAGAGTTTGTAAAACATCAACTACTAAATTAG
- a CDS encoding DUF1104 domain-containing protein, with translation MRKLILCFFILITFGFAKENFSQMSNQELIEIIGFVDEKDMADFQKELEIRLGKMNTHEKAQYEKRLVETPERKIIEDEE, from the coding sequence ATGCGGAAGTTGATTTTGTGTTTTTTTATTTTAATAACTTTTGGTTTTGCAAAAGAGAATTTTAGCCAAATGAGTAATCAGGAGCTAATAGAAATTATAGGGTTTGTTGATGAGAAAGATATGGCAGATTTTCAAAAAGAGCTAGAAATAAGATTGGGAAAGATGAATACTCATGAAAAAGCTCAATATGAAAAAAGATTAGTTGAAACACCTGAAAGAAAGATAATTGAAGATGAAGAGTAA